From a region of the Nitrospira sp. genome:
- the murC gene encoding UDP-N-acetylmuramate--L-alanine ligase, translated as MTLFRKTQQIHLVGIGGAGMSGIAEVLLTIGYKVTGSDLQASETTKRLEELGGKVFVGHQASNVGEAQVVVISSAVAASNPEVVAAKAKQIPVIPRAEMLAELMRLKFGVAIAGAHGKTTTTSMVANVLAQGGLDPTMVIGGKVNALGSHARLGRGDLLVAEADESDGSFLRLSPTIVAVTNLDREHLDHYGSMERINESFLEFINKIPFYGLAVLCADDDRLTALFPRLVKRYHTYGLRDRDGGTPDFKATDISLRQWGAEFRTYFRGKNLGPFRLAVPGIHNVSNALVAIAIGFELEIPVDLIRKGLAAFTGVERRFHLRGEAGGIMVVDDYGHHPTEVKATLAAAKQGWDRRLVVLFQPHRYSRTRDCIGEFAHAFDDADLLFTTEIYPAGESPIPGVSGAALAETIKSAGHPSVTFIERKEMLPDQVLPHLRPGDLVLTLGAGDIWKAGTGMLARLESA; from the coding sequence ATGACGCTCTTTCGCAAGACACAGCAGATTCACCTCGTCGGAATCGGCGGAGCCGGCATGAGCGGCATCGCAGAAGTTCTCCTCACGATAGGATACAAAGTGACGGGCTCCGACTTACAGGCTTCGGAGACGACGAAGCGGCTGGAAGAACTCGGCGGAAAGGTGTTCGTCGGTCATCAGGCGTCCAATGTGGGGGAGGCGCAAGTTGTGGTCATCTCTTCCGCCGTGGCGGCGAGCAACCCCGAAGTGGTAGCCGCGAAGGCAAAGCAGATTCCGGTGATTCCGCGGGCGGAGATGTTGGCGGAACTGATGCGTCTGAAGTTTGGGGTGGCCATAGCCGGCGCTCATGGAAAAACCACCACCACGTCAATGGTCGCGAACGTGTTGGCACAGGGTGGCCTTGACCCCACGATGGTGATTGGAGGCAAGGTCAACGCCTTGGGCAGTCATGCGCGGCTTGGACGAGGCGACTTACTTGTGGCTGAGGCAGACGAAAGCGATGGATCGTTTCTTCGGCTCTCCCCGACCATCGTGGCGGTGACCAATCTGGACCGTGAGCACCTTGACCACTACGGGTCGATGGAACGCATCAACGAAAGCTTCTTAGAGTTCATCAACAAAATCCCCTTTTATGGGTTGGCGGTACTGTGTGCGGATGACGATCGTCTGACCGCACTGTTCCCTCGCTTGGTCAAACGGTATCACACCTACGGGCTTCGCGATCGCGACGGGGGGACACCGGATTTCAAGGCGACCGACATCAGCCTGAGACAATGGGGTGCTGAGTTCCGGACGTATTTCCGCGGGAAGAATCTTGGTCCATTCCGATTGGCTGTGCCGGGCATCCACAACGTTTCAAATGCGTTGGTTGCCATTGCCATCGGCTTCGAGCTGGAGATTCCTGTGGATCTGATTCGCAAAGGGTTGGCGGCCTTCACGGGAGTCGAGCGGCGGTTTCATTTGCGAGGGGAAGCCGGCGGTATCATGGTGGTCGATGACTATGGCCACCATCCCACTGAGGTGAAAGCGACCCTCGCTGCCGCCAAGCAGGGCTGGGACCGTCGATTAGTCGTTCTTTTTCAGCCGCATCGATACAGCCGGACGAGAGATTGCATTGGAGAGTTCGCGCATGCTTTTGATGATGCCGACCTGCTGTTCACGACGGAAATTTATCCGGCCGGCGAATCACCGATCCCGGGAGTGTCTGGAGCCGCCCTTGCTGAAACGATCAAGTCGGCAGGCCATCCATCGGTGACCTTCATCGAGCGCAAGGAAATGCTGCCGGATCAGGTACTGCCTCACTTAAGACCGGGCGATCTCGTCCTCACTTTGGGCGCGGGTGATATCTGGAAGGCCGGAACCGGGATGCTTGCTCGGCTTGAGTCTGCGTGA
- the murB gene encoding UDP-N-acetylmuramate dehydrogenase — MMHRVQTDGAKVRPLRVQHRLESAVAGVRGPVRFNAPLKEYTSFHIGGPADVLVEPADVEDIVRLAKQTCEQKLPVFVLGGTNVLVRDKGIRGVVVNLARLRTIKEEPGAVLYAEGGVGMPTLIGQAIRRSLAGLEWAAGIPGTVAGCVVMNAGTRLGEMKDSVKAVRIVSPKGAVIDCPAEAIEFRYRRATLPPGVVVGVWLQLRAGVRSDIEKVVKDYLHYRRDTQPLALPSAGCVFKNPLNDSAGRVVEAAGLKGISVGDAQVSTKHANFIVNQGHASAADVLSLIKKVRTRIAHKTGIKLELELNIVGEA; from the coding sequence ATGATGCATCGAGTGCAAACGGATGGAGCGAAGGTACGACCGTTGCGGGTACAGCACAGGTTGGAATCTGCCGTGGCGGGCGTTCGCGGGCCGGTTCGCTTCAATGCACCGCTTAAGGAGTACACATCGTTCCACATCGGTGGTCCGGCCGATGTGTTGGTGGAACCGGCCGATGTCGAGGATATTGTCCGTCTTGCGAAGCAGACGTGCGAACAGAAACTTCCGGTCTTTGTATTGGGTGGCACGAACGTCCTTGTTCGTGACAAAGGAATCAGAGGTGTGGTGGTCAATTTGGCAAGACTACGCACGATCAAAGAAGAACCGGGAGCGGTGTTGTACGCAGAAGGCGGCGTCGGCATGCCGACGCTGATCGGCCAGGCTATCCGTCGGTCTTTGGCCGGATTGGAGTGGGCGGCTGGTATTCCCGGCACTGTTGCAGGCTGTGTCGTGATGAATGCAGGGACCAGGCTCGGTGAAATGAAAGACTCGGTGAAAGCCGTCCGGATCGTATCGCCGAAAGGTGCAGTGATTGACTGTCCGGCAGAAGCAATCGAATTTCGATACCGTCGGGCGACGCTGCCGCCGGGAGTTGTCGTCGGAGTATGGCTGCAGTTGAGGGCGGGGGTGCGGTCGGATATCGAAAAGGTCGTGAAAGACTATCTCCATTACCGCCGTGATACGCAGCCGCTCGCGCTACCGAGCGCCGGCTGCGTGTTCAAGAATCCACTGAATGATTCGGCTGGACGAGTGGTCGAAGCGGCAGGACTCAAAGGAATATCGGTCGGTGATGCACAGGTTTCAACCAAGCATGCCAATTTTATCGTGAATCAAGGGCATGCCAGCGCCGCCGACGTGCTTTCATTGATCAAGAAGGTGCGCACTCGAATCGCCCATAAGACTGGGATCAAATTGGAGCTGGAATTGAATATCGTGGGTGAAGCATAG
- a CDS encoding D-alanine--D-alanine ligase: MTKGRLTHDRIGVLMGGRSSEREISLKTGQAVYQALIRRGYDAVAIDVTDRLYRDLEDHKVAIAFLSLHGPGGEDGTVQGFLETVGIPYTGSGVRTSAVGMHKAATKTILAAHGIPLPVGTVVRECDRPSLAKVLRQAKLTLPIVVKPVSQGSTIGVSVVRRVGQWGEAFDLAHRYDPEVMVEGYIPGHEATVSILGTAAEGPKVLPAIEIVAPDGFYDFSAKYQKGRTQYLCPAPLPPKVVHRIRELAARTYDVLGCEGAARVDFRITPRGRPYVLEVNTVPGMTETSLLPMAAAQAGIPYDDLVEQILKSALDRASRFARVVPKG, from the coding sequence GTGACGAAGGGCCGACTGACACATGACCGGATCGGCGTGCTCATGGGAGGACGATCTTCCGAGCGGGAGATTTCGTTGAAGACCGGCCAGGCTGTCTATCAGGCGCTGATCCGTCGAGGATACGACGCAGTGGCCATCGACGTCACCGATCGTTTGTATCGGGATTTGGAGGACCACAAAGTCGCCATTGCCTTTCTCTCGCTGCATGGACCGGGCGGTGAGGACGGAACGGTCCAGGGATTTCTCGAGACAGTGGGAATTCCCTATACCGGTTCGGGGGTGCGCACGAGTGCCGTGGGAATGCATAAGGCGGCCACAAAAACGATATTGGCCGCACATGGTATTCCGCTCCCGGTCGGAACCGTTGTGCGGGAATGCGACAGGCCCTCATTGGCGAAGGTCCTCAGGCAGGCCAAACTGACATTACCGATTGTCGTCAAACCGGTTTCGCAGGGATCCACAATCGGGGTCTCCGTCGTTCGCCGAGTCGGCCAATGGGGGGAGGCGTTCGACCTGGCCCATCGCTATGATCCAGAGGTGATGGTGGAGGGTTATATTCCCGGACATGAAGCGACCGTGTCCATTCTGGGAACTGCGGCGGAAGGTCCGAAAGTACTTCCGGCCATTGAGATCGTGGCGCCTGATGGTTTTTACGATTTCTCGGCAAAATATCAGAAGGGCAGGACGCAGTATCTCTGTCCAGCTCCGCTCCCTCCCAAGGTGGTTCACCGCATCCGTGAGTTAGCCGCACGAACCTACGACGTATTGGGTTGCGAGGGAGCCGCTCGTGTGGATTTCCGTATCACTCCGAGAGGTCGCCCGTATGTGTTGGAAGTCAATACGGTTCCCGGGATGACGGAAACAAGTCTGTTGCCTATGGCCGCAGCTCAAGCGGGAATTCCGTATGACGACTTGGTCGAGCAAATTCTGAAATCGGCGCTCGATCGCGCGAGTCGCTTTGCGCGGGTAGTCCCAAAGGGGTGA
- a CDS encoding FtsQ-type POTRA domain-containing protein, with the protein MRFFGRKRRPRPAGPRKNQWKESQGEKAAKGPSRVKIARRKALARRVGLAIGAGLVAWLVVMGLRYSGPALQSLLEIKTITVEGEHHIDEQKVLELAKVKLGTGLHHIVTRVIKERVESHPWIKEAVVTRVPFHELRIALVERIPAAVIRADSQNFLTDVEGHVLTRLGQTDDEALPLVTGIDSKGLLEGTESVRQVITSGIKLATLVGQTFEGRLRVNVENPSNLVALVQGMRFQFGAEAVGEQWERFRRVKPTLKTLNFDGHGRRANEVDLRYENRIVVREGG; encoded by the coding sequence ATGCGATTCTTTGGAAGAAAGCGACGACCTCGTCCAGCAGGGCCACGAAAGAATCAGTGGAAGGAGTCGCAAGGAGAGAAAGCGGCGAAGGGACCCAGCCGGGTAAAAATAGCCAGACGGAAAGCTCTTGCTCGAAGGGTCGGACTGGCGATCGGTGCGGGGCTCGTGGCATGGCTCGTCGTGATGGGCCTACGATATTCCGGTCCTGCTCTCCAATCGTTGTTGGAAATCAAGACGATCACAGTCGAAGGAGAGCACCACATCGACGAACAGAAAGTGTTGGAGCTCGCAAAGGTGAAACTCGGTACAGGACTCCATCATATTGTGACGAGAGTCATTAAGGAGCGGGTGGAATCTCATCCGTGGATCAAAGAGGCAGTAGTGACCCGGGTTCCGTTTCATGAGTTACGCATAGCCCTGGTCGAACGAATACCTGCCGCCGTCATCCGTGCAGATTCCCAAAACTTTCTGACTGATGTGGAGGGGCATGTGCTAACCAGGCTTGGTCAGACCGATGACGAGGCCTTGCCTCTCGTGACGGGAATCGACTCCAAAGGCCTGTTGGAAGGGACTGAATCGGTGAGACAGGTCATCACGTCGGGCATCAAGCTTGCTACATTGGTCGGACAAACATTCGAAGGCCGGCTGCGAGTGAACGTGGAAAACCCGTCAAACCTTGTCGCACTCGTCCAGGGAATGCGATTCCAGTTCGGTGCAGAAGCGGTCGGAGAGCAGTGGGAACGGTTCCGACGCGTCAAACCGACTCTCAAAACTCTGAACTTTGACGGTCATGGACGCAGAGCGAACGAAGTGGACCTCCGGTACGAAAATCGAATCGTCGTACGGGAAGGGGGGTGA
- the ftsA gene encoding cell division protein FtsA, with protein sequence MIAVPKRDQILVGLDIGTTKICAIVAEITDAGGLSIIGVGSCPSRGLRKGVVVDIESTVESIKKAVEEAELMAAVQINSVYTGIAGSHISAENCKGVVALKRAEVTREDIQRAIESARTLAVIPHERRILHVLPREFMVDGQEGVREPLGLSGNRLEVNVHVITGAVTSAQNIVKSVNRAGLDVVDIILQPLASSEAVLSQEERDLGVAMVDLGGGTTDLAIFLDGSIRHSAVLPIGGQNLTKDLAIGLLTSQTEAEKIKTQYGIARTELLTGHQIVEVPSVGDRPARTFSRRDIAEILEPRVDEMFELVRREIVRAGYEGMLGAGVVITGGTSLLDGMLDAAEKGLNLPARRGMPSGVGGLRDIVGHPSHSTGVGLLIHGRRHVDELETAGLRNGGTWAKMRGWTKRVLEVF encoded by the coding sequence GTGATTGCGGTGCCGAAGCGGGATCAAATTCTGGTTGGACTCGACATCGGAACCACGAAGATTTGTGCGATCGTGGCGGAGATCACAGACGCCGGAGGGCTCAGCATTATCGGTGTGGGATCCTGTCCTTCCCGCGGCCTGCGCAAAGGAGTCGTCGTTGATATTGAAAGCACCGTCGAATCCATCAAGAAAGCGGTCGAAGAAGCGGAGTTGATGGCGGCCGTCCAGATCAACTCGGTCTACACAGGCATTGCTGGCAGTCACATTTCCGCCGAAAACTGCAAGGGTGTCGTGGCGCTGAAACGGGCTGAGGTGACACGCGAAGATATTCAACGGGCCATCGAAAGCGCGCGGACACTCGCCGTGATCCCCCATGAACGTAGGATTCTTCATGTGTTACCGCGAGAGTTTATGGTGGATGGGCAGGAAGGTGTGCGCGAGCCGTTGGGTCTGTCGGGTAATCGTTTGGAAGTCAACGTGCATGTCATCACCGGCGCCGTAACCTCCGCTCAGAACATCGTGAAGAGTGTGAATCGAGCCGGACTCGACGTTGTCGACATCATTCTCCAACCGTTGGCGTCCAGCGAGGCGGTGTTGAGTCAAGAGGAGCGCGACCTAGGCGTGGCGATGGTGGACTTGGGAGGGGGAACGACGGATCTGGCTATTTTTCTGGACGGCAGTATCCGTCACTCAGCGGTCCTTCCCATCGGTGGCCAAAACTTGACGAAGGATTTAGCCATCGGCCTCCTTACCTCGCAGACTGAGGCTGAGAAAATCAAGACTCAGTACGGCATTGCGCGGACTGAGTTGCTGACCGGACATCAGATCGTCGAAGTGCCGTCTGTTGGGGATCGGCCGGCTCGAACATTTTCCAGGCGGGATATTGCCGAGATCCTGGAGCCGCGTGTCGATGAGATGTTCGAGCTTGTTCGGAGAGAAATTGTGCGTGCCGGCTACGAAGGGATGTTGGGTGCCGGCGTCGTGATCACCGGCGGCACGTCCTTATTGGACGGTATGCTCGATGCCGCTGAGAAGGGCTTGAACTTGCCGGCACGACGAGGCATGCCTTCCGGTGTGGGAGGACTGCGCGATATTGTCGGCCATCCGAGTCATTCAACGGGAGTCGGGCTGTTGATACACGGCCGGCGACATGTCGATGAACTGGAAACAGCCGGGCTTCGCAATGGGGGAACCTGGGCGAAAATGCGTGGGTGGACGAAACGGGTCTTGGAGGTCTTTTAA
- the ftsZ gene encoding cell division protein FtsZ — MFSFQEDLLSPVRIKVIGIGGGGCNAINTMITSGLTRVDFVAGNTDLQALDRSLAPYKIQLGPERTRGLGAGAKPEIGRDAALESKEHIRECLEGADMVFVTAGMGGGTGTGAAPIVASIAREMGILTVGVVTKPFQYEGQRRQKHAEEGIRDLRRHVDTLLIIPNQRLLGIVDKSTPLLEAFKVADDVLRQAIQGIADVITTTGHVNVDFADVRTVMSHTGRAVMGMGVSYGPNRAIEAAQKAMCSPLLEEGSVEGARGVLLNITGGPSMSLHEIEEAASIIQQTADPEANIIVGQVINPDMGEELIITVIATGFEREEESVASTIGADRGTSRPAKPVPSVLAGMGASMSGDRPIKDLDRPAFLRRMHDGRESMDRAVLTAEDEWDVPTFLRKQTD; from the coding sequence ATGTTCTCATTCCAAGAAGATCTGCTGTCGCCGGTCCGCATCAAGGTGATCGGAATCGGCGGAGGCGGGTGTAATGCGATCAATACGATGATCACCTCCGGTCTCACGCGTGTCGATTTTGTCGCGGGTAACACCGACCTACAGGCGCTTGATCGATCGCTGGCACCGTATAAGATCCAACTCGGGCCTGAACGAACCCGCGGGTTGGGTGCGGGGGCAAAGCCCGAGATCGGGAGAGATGCCGCGCTTGAGAGTAAAGAGCACATCCGAGAATGTCTCGAAGGGGCCGATATGGTCTTCGTCACGGCCGGGATGGGGGGAGGGACCGGCACAGGGGCTGCACCCATTGTGGCCAGTATCGCCCGTGAAATGGGCATCCTTACGGTAGGTGTCGTCACGAAACCGTTTCAGTATGAAGGCCAACGGCGACAGAAGCATGCAGAAGAAGGAATCCGCGACTTGCGTCGGCATGTGGACACCTTGCTCATAATTCCGAATCAACGGCTCTTGGGGATCGTTGATAAATCGACCCCGCTCCTCGAAGCGTTCAAAGTCGCGGATGACGTGTTGCGGCAAGCGATCCAAGGCATCGCCGACGTCATTACGACCACGGGACATGTGAACGTCGATTTTGCCGATGTCCGTACCGTGATGTCGCACACTGGACGAGCGGTCATGGGCATGGGAGTTTCCTATGGGCCGAATCGGGCGATCGAAGCGGCTCAAAAGGCCATGTGCAGCCCTCTCCTTGAGGAAGGAAGTGTGGAAGGGGCTCGGGGCGTCCTTCTGAATATTACGGGAGGCCCCAGCATGTCGCTGCACGAGATCGAAGAAGCTGCCTCGATTATCCAGCAGACGGCAGATCCTGAAGCCAATATCATTGTCGGCCAGGTCATCAACCCAGACATGGGGGAAGAACTTATCATTACGGTGATCGCGACCGGGTTTGAGCGAGAAGAGGAGTCAGTAGCATCCACGATCGGAGCTGACAGGGGAACGAGTCGACCGGCCAAACCTGTCCCATCAGTGTTGGCAGGCATGGGCGCATCGATGTCGGGTGATCGACCGATAAAAGACCTCGATCGCCCGGCGTTTTTGAGACGAATGCACGATGGGCGAGAGTCCATGGACCGGGCGGTGTTGACCGCCGAAGATGAATGGGATGTGCCGACATTTCTTCGCAAACAAACAGACTGA
- the pgeF gene encoding peptidoglycan editing factor PgeF → MTGESVITVPAFAHAGSQVCHFFGTRRHAMGFCLEVGIPRRGVAGVASSSWTLSVKQVHGTEALVLDRALAPTDRFVGGWDALVTDQPGIMVAVRTADCVPILVHDPKRRVVAAIHAGWRGAVAGIVPKTLALLESRFGSRLEHVRISIGPSAGVCCYEVDEPVLDQLSEGFPRWNKVVRTRRDGRAHLDLKALIKEQAQTLGAPLKSITTVNLCTICHEDLFFSYRREKKVNGTMVSAIGFPVRRG, encoded by the coding sequence ATGACAGGCGAGTCGGTTATTACCGTCCCGGCGTTTGCGCATGCCGGGAGTCAGGTTTGCCATTTTTTCGGGACCCGTCGGCATGCTATGGGTTTCTGCCTGGAAGTGGGGATTCCGCGGAGGGGTGTAGCGGGCGTGGCATCGTCTTCATGGACCCTCTCAGTGAAGCAAGTCCATGGAACGGAGGCGCTGGTGCTGGACCGAGCCTTGGCTCCGACGGACCGATTTGTGGGCGGTTGGGATGCCTTGGTCACTGATCAACCTGGGATCATGGTGGCGGTTCGGACGGCAGATTGTGTTCCGATCCTGGTACACGATCCTAAACGTCGTGTCGTGGCCGCGATTCATGCCGGCTGGCGGGGAGCTGTTGCCGGCATTGTTCCTAAAACGCTGGCGCTGTTGGAGTCTCGCTTTGGCTCGCGTCTGGAGCATGTACGGATCAGCATCGGCCCATCCGCCGGGGTTTGCTGCTATGAGGTGGATGAGCCGGTTCTCGACCAGCTATCTGAGGGATTTCCGCGTTGGAACAAAGTGGTACGAACGAGGAGAGACGGAAGAGCGCATCTCGATTTGAAAGCGCTCATCAAAGAACAGGCGCAAACCCTCGGAGCGCCTCTGAAGTCGATCACGACCGTCAACCTCTGTACGATTTGCCACGAAGACCTCTTTTTTTCCTATCGGCGGGAGAAGAAGGTCAACGGCACCATGGTCAGTGCCATCGGGTTTCCGGTGAGACGAGGATAA
- a CDS encoding YggS family pyridoxal phosphate-dependent enzyme — MEPLNPEAIGNRVQSVLAKIQSAEEKAGRPAGTVRLVAATKTVTVEHIAEAVRAGLSILGENRVQEALPKIAALIQAPVHWHFIGQLQRRKVRSVIGFFDLIQSVDSLDLAQEIDRRAGEAGRQQSVLLEVNIGREPTKAGFQPDDVVRSIPMLAQLSYTCIKGLMTIPPPTADPDSARPYFRQLHDLARRIAALDLPTVRMDELSMGMSNDYEVAIEEGATLVRVGTAIFGARHV; from the coding sequence ATGGAACCGCTTAACCCGGAAGCGATAGGGAACCGTGTTCAATCGGTGCTCGCAAAAATTCAGTCGGCGGAAGAAAAAGCCGGGCGTCCTGCCGGTACGGTGCGATTGGTGGCTGCGACGAAAACCGTGACGGTCGAACACATCGCCGAAGCGGTACGTGCCGGCTTGTCCATCTTAGGAGAAAATCGTGTACAGGAAGCGCTTCCTAAAATAGCCGCCCTCATCCAGGCACCGGTTCACTGGCATTTTATCGGGCAGCTGCAACGAAGAAAGGTACGGTCCGTGATCGGTTTCTTCGACCTGATTCAATCTGTGGATAGTCTAGACTTGGCGCAAGAAATCGATCGCCGTGCGGGAGAGGCCGGCCGTCAGCAAAGTGTCTTGTTGGAGGTGAATATCGGGAGGGAACCGACAAAGGCAGGGTTTCAGCCGGATGACGTTGTGCGATCGATACCGATGCTGGCGCAGCTCTCCTATACCTGTATCAAAGGCTTAATGACGATTCCTCCGCCGACCGCTGATCCGGATTCGGCTAGGCCGTATTTCCGCCAACTCCATGATCTTGCACGGCGGATTGCTGCGCTTGACTTACCGACCGTGAGGATGGATGAACTGTCGATGGGAATGTCGAACGATTATGAAGTCGCGATCGAGGAAGGGGCGACATTGGTCCGTGTCGGCACCGCCATTTTTGGAGCACGTCATGTCTAG
- the proC gene encoding pyrroline-5-carboxylate reductase produces MSSPTLTPSLSFVGGGRMAEALISGVLSSRGYKADRIYVADPDTARLDHLKRQYGIQIGLTNHEAVVSGDVVVLAVKPQVTVEVLKEIGDVLTKRLVISVVAGLRLGRIIEACGPQTRVIRAMPNTPAMVGEGMTALTIGPGVEESEVRGARQIFESVGKVVRIDERFMDAVTGLSGSGPAYVFLMIEAMADGGVKMGLPRETASLLAAQTVLGAARMVLETGQHPASLKDQVASPGGTTIAGLHRLEQGSLRGLLIDAVEAAAKRSRELGG; encoded by the coding sequence ATGTCTAGTCCCACGCTCACACCAAGCCTCTCGTTCGTGGGTGGTGGCCGGATGGCGGAGGCACTGATCAGTGGGGTGCTATCCTCAAGAGGCTACAAAGCCGACCGGATCTATGTCGCGGACCCAGATACGGCTCGACTGGATCATCTCAAGAGACAGTACGGCATTCAGATTGGTCTCACGAATCATGAGGCGGTTGTCTCGGGAGATGTCGTCGTCCTGGCCGTGAAACCTCAGGTGACGGTCGAAGTCCTCAAAGAGATCGGGGATGTGCTGACAAAACGGCTCGTGATCTCGGTGGTCGCGGGACTGCGACTCGGTCGAATTATCGAGGCTTGTGGGCCACAGACTCGCGTCATTCGCGCGATGCCGAATACGCCGGCGATGGTCGGCGAAGGGATGACTGCTTTGACGATCGGGCCCGGGGTAGAGGAAAGTGAGGTGAGAGGTGCACGACAGATCTTTGAATCGGTCGGCAAGGTTGTGCGCATCGATGAGCGGTTTATGGATGCCGTGACTGGGTTGAGCGGAAGCGGACCGGCCTACGTCTTTCTCATGATTGAAGCGATGGCTGATGGCGGCGTCAAAATGGGGTTGCCAAGGGAGACGGCCAGTCTCCTCGCAGCGCAGACCGTGTTGGGTGCGGCGCGAATGGTTCTGGAAACGGGGCAGCATCCTGCGAGTCTTAAGGACCAGGTAGCGTCTCCGGGAGGAACAACGATTGCCGGGTTGCATCGGCTTGAGCAGGGAAGTCTCCGAGGCCTGTTGATCGACGCTGTTGAGGCTGCGGCCAAGCGTTCTCGGGAGCTGGGAGGCTGA
- a CDS encoding YggT family protein, whose protein sequence is MFVVGNTLLGFATVLDYALTFYTWIVIARALISWVNPDPWNPIVQFLTRATEPVLAPIRRRLGWSMGVDVSPLVVIVAIWFLQIAVVQSIKDLAVRMN, encoded by the coding sequence ATGTTTGTAGTAGGCAATACATTGTTAGGGTTTGCCACGGTACTTGACTATGCGTTGACGTTCTACACTTGGATCGTCATTGCCCGAGCGCTGATTTCTTGGGTGAATCCTGATCCATGGAATCCGATCGTTCAATTCCTCACTCGTGCCACGGAACCGGTCTTGGCCCCGATCAGACGGCGATTAGGCTGGAGTATGGGCGTCGATGTGTCGCCGTTGGTCGTCATCGTGGCCATCTGGTTTTTACAGATTGCGGTCGTACAGTCGATCAAGGACCTCGCGGTACGAATGAATTGA
- a CDS encoding DivIVA domain-containing protein, protein MGDAMRITPLDIQQMVFRVKLRGYDREEVNRFLEEIAQTVEFLNRDNAILRDRIVSLEQQISELKRTEATLSTTLVSAQSLAEDVKRSAQRDAELIVKEAELKAGELFRQARAELGNTQRDLSVLQKQRLLMVERMRATLHTFERMLDVEASEVYQDTGVMQDEKLEGESSPTR, encoded by the coding sequence ATGGGGGATGCCATGAGGATCACGCCGCTCGACATTCAACAGATGGTCTTTCGAGTCAAGCTTCGTGGGTATGACCGTGAAGAGGTCAATCGCTTCTTAGAAGAGATTGCGCAAACCGTCGAATTCCTGAACCGCGATAACGCCATCTTGCGTGATCGTATTGTGTCGCTTGAGCAACAGATCTCGGAGTTGAAACGGACAGAGGCGACCTTGTCTACCACATTGGTCTCCGCGCAGTCTTTAGCCGAGGATGTCAAGCGAAGCGCGCAACGCGATGCTGAGCTGATCGTCAAGGAAGCGGAGTTGAAGGCCGGCGAACTGTTCAGACAGGCCAGAGCCGAGCTGGGAAACACGCAGCGAGACTTGTCTGTGCTGCAAAAGCAGCGCCTGCTCATGGTAGAGCGGATGCGGGCGACGCTTCATACCTTCGAACGGATGCTGGACGTGGAAGCAAGTGAAGTCTATCAAGATACTGGTGTTATGCAGGACGAAAAGCTGGAAGGGGAATCCAGCCCGACCCGTTGA